In Sphingomonas sp., a single window of DNA contains:
- a CDS encoding cytochrome b/b6 domain-containing protein, translated as MAEQSPAIYRHRLITRLWHWINAVALLIMVGSGLMIFNAHPRLYWGQYGANFDHAWLELPRFPGWVTIPSYYSLAGARHWHFFFALVLAFGLLVYLLWSLANGHILRDLRIRARELGPGHLWKDFKDHLALRFHDPEDPRAYNIFQKLAYVGTLFVLLPAVILSGLALSPGMDAAWPWLTALFGGRQSARSVHFLAMGAILAFLLVHLTLVLLAGPINELRAMLTGWWRVPAEKQP; from the coding sequence ATGGCCGAGCAATCCCCTGCGATCTACCGCCACCGGCTGATCACCCGGCTGTGGCACTGGATCAACGCGGTCGCGCTGCTGATCATGGTCGGCAGCGGGCTGATGATCTTCAATGCGCATCCCCGGCTCTATTGGGGGCAATATGGCGCGAATTTCGACCATGCGTGGCTCGAGCTGCCGCGCTTTCCCGGCTGGGTGACGATCCCGTCCTATTACAGCCTCGCCGGTGCGCGGCACTGGCACTTCTTCTTCGCGCTGGTGCTGGCCTTCGGGCTGCTGGTCTATCTGCTGTGGAGCTTGGCGAACGGCCATATACTGCGCGACCTGCGCATCCGCGCACGCGAGCTGGGGCCGGGGCATCTGTGGAAGGACTTCAAGGACCATCTCGCCCTGCGCTTCCATGATCCCGAGGACCCGCGCGCCTACAATATCTTCCAGAAGCTGGCCTATGTCGGCACGCTGTTCGTGCTGCTGCCGGCGGTGATCCTCTCCGGCCTCGCGCTGTCGCCCGGCATGGACGCCGCCTGGCCCTGGCTGACCGCATTGTTCGGCGGGCGGCAGTCGGCGCGGTCGGTGCACTTCCTCGCGATGGGGGCGATCCTCGCCTTCCTGCTCGTCCATTTGACCCTGGTGCTGCTGGCGGGACCGATCAACGAACTGCGCGCGATGCTCACCGGCTGGTGGCGCGTGCCCGCGGAGAAGCAGCCATGA